The genome window TTCCGGCCGATCAGCAGATCCTGCACGTCCTTTCCAAGGAATTCTCGGTGGACGATCAAACGAGCATCCGCGATCCGATCGGAATGACAGGAGTTCGACTCGAAGCCGAAGTTCACATAGTAACCGCGGGTATAACAGCAATTCATAATTTAGAAAAATGTGTTGAATCATCGGGGCTCGCCTGCGAGGTCATGATTCTTTCCAGCCTTGCCTCTTCCGAAGCCGTCTTAACTTCGGGAGAAAAGGATTTAGGAACCGCTGTTCTAGACATAGGCGCGGGAATCTGCGATCTGATCGTTTACGTGGACGGTGGAATTTCGTATTCTTCCGTGATTCCGTTCGGAGGAATCAACGTCACAAGCGACATTTCCATCGGACTCAAAACGACATTGGAAACCGCGGAACTTCTCAAAAAAAGATACGGTCATACCGTCCTTTCGGAAATCGATCCAACCGAAACGATCGAAATCCCTCCGATCAGCGGAAGACCCGCAAGACAAGTTCTTAGAGAAGAACTCGTTTCCATAATCGAACCGAGAATGCGGGAAATCTTCGAAATGGCGGATCGTGAGCTGGAAAAGTCCGGCAAAAAAGGACTTCTCGCGGGAGGAGTGATTCTTACCGGAGGAGGAAGCCTTCTGGAAGGAATCGACACTCTCGCCGAGGACGTGTTTCGTCTAACGGCATCCAGGGCAAGACCGGGCGGAATCAGCGGACTTGCGGAAAAAGCGTCTTCTCCCGAATTTTCGACGGTGATCGGAATGATCAAATACGCAGATAGAATGACGGACATGGATCAGAAATCCGTGGATCGTTCGGAAGGTTGGACGAAAAAAATCAGAAGATGGATTGAAGACAATCTTTGACCCGTTCTTTATAAGGAAAATTGAATATGATCCGTTTCGAAGAAGAATCAAAAACAAGCCCGGCAGTCATCAAGGTATTCGGAGTGGGCGGCGGCGGTATGAACGCTGTCACGAGAATGTCCAATTCCACTTTGAAAGGAGTGGAGTTCGCGATTCTCAATACGGACGAACAAGTGCTTCTTCGTTCTCCTGTGGAAAACAAAATCATCCTGGGAACCAAAGCGACACGAGGAATGGGCGCGGGCGGCGATCCCGAATTGGGTTATAAAGCCGCGGAAGAGGATAAGGAAAGAATCCAGTCCGCGGTTCGCGGAGCGGATATGGTTTTTGTCACCGCGGGAATGGGAGGCGGAACCGGAACCGGAGCCGCACCCGTGATCGCAAAGATCGCGAAAGAAATGAAATGTCTCGTCGTAGGCGTCGTCACTCTTCCCTTCTCGTTTGAAGGTAGAAGAAGAATGGAACTTGCCCGCAAAGGAATCGAACAACTTCGTTCACACGTGGACACTTTGATTCTTATCAATAACGATTCCATTTTCCGCGTCGTGGATAAAAATACGCCGATCGACCTTGCGTTTCAAGTCATCGACGATATTCTTTTGAACGCGGTACGGGGGATCAGCGACATCATCAACAATCCCGGACTCATCAACGTGGACTTTGCGGACGTCAAGGCGATCATGCGCGACACGGGCGACGCGGTGATGGGCGTGGGCGAAGGAAGCGGAGAGGGAAAGGTAAAGGAAGCGGTGGAATTCGCGATCAACAATTCGCTGTTAGACTCCACTTCGATTGCGGGAGCTTCTTCGCTTCTCATCAATGTTTCCGGCGGAAAGGATCTTACGATCTCGGATTGGAACGAGGTTTCCGGAATCATCACTTCTCAAGTCGATCCGAACGCAAACATCATCATCGGCCTTCACGAAGACGAAAATCTTTCGAACAAAATCCGCGTGACCGTGATCGCGACCGGATTCAACAAACGCTCTTCTTCCGGAAAACTGATTCAAAATCAGGATCTTGCCACGCGCGTTCAGGAGAATTACGGCTTTCAGAAAAAGGCCGTGGGTATGACGGATAACGCGGCTCCGGAAAAGAAGGATTATTTTCAAGACGATCTCGGAGAATCCAATCGGAATCCGGGTTCGTTGCGATACCGTTCTTCGAACACTTCTTCTCCAAAAGCGGAAGACTACGATATTCCGGCGTATTTAAGAAGAAACAGTTCCGGACCTTGATCGTTTTTTAAGTATTTACTTCTTTGAATTACGATTTTGACCGAATCGATTTCGAGCCAAACGAGCAGCTAAATGAGATTCAATTTTTCTTTATTAGTAACTTTGCATCCTATTTTGCGATCTCAAAAAGTATCGTAGTGATATCGACATACTTGGAAGCATGTCCGTGAATATCGATTCCAACGGGCTTTCCATTTTCATCCAGATCAACGTTTAAGTCGGAATTAATCTCTCTCGTTTCAACGGAAGGACGATTGGATAAATCGATATATATGGAATCGGTTTCTGGATAGTGAGTGATTTTCATTCTTTAAACCCTCTGTCGAAAAAGGTATTGTGAATCGTTTCGCCGTCCTCAAGTGTTATTACTCTCAGATATTTTTCGGCTTCCTCGATCCATTTCCAATGCCGGATTCTTCCGTCGTCTTGCACTTTTTTTTCAAGAGGATTTAAGATCGTTTCTTCAATCCATTCCAAACGAAGTTCCAAGCGTTTTCTTAGAACTTCGTTTTCGAAACAACGAGTGCATTTCATAATTCTATAACATTTTCTAAGAACTATTTCATTTCAAAATTTGAAAAAGACGAAGGAAATTTCGGTTATTGAACTTCTTCCTTTCCGAATTTCTTGCATTCTTTGAGATCGGAAAACTTTTCCTTTTCCAGCTCGCATTGAACCTGCTTCAAAGTTTTTTCGGACATACAACGCAAGACGATCGCACGAGACATGTCCGGCTGAAGAATTTGTTTTAACATAAGTTGCTGCATACCCGAAGGAATTTCATCCTCCGATGCCTGCGCGATCAGTTTTACGTTGTGCATTTGATTCTGCACACATTCTTCTTCTTTGGGAGTTTTTCTGCAATCGGCGAGAAACAGAAAAGATAGGACGGATATTGAAATAAGAAAAGCGGACTTACGCCCGCTTTTCCGGAAATTGAACCAATTCAAAAGGATCGGCTTATTTCGCGTTGCTTTCGTCAACAGCGTAAGTAGCTTCTACTCTTTTTCTAAGTTCTCTCAGGTAGCTTTTTTTAGCTCCGTTGATCTTCATAGCTTCTTCGTAGAGTTTGATTGCCTTTTCAAAATCACCGGTTGAGAAGTAGTAAGTTCCGAGGTTTGCTTTCGCTCCCCAAGACTGACCTTTCGCTTTTTTATCGGCTTTTTCCCACGCTTCTTTTGCTTTTTTGAAGCTTGGAGTCTCACCTTGGATTTCTTCGTAACCTTCAGTCAGAAGTTCTTTCACTTCTTCATCTTCGTCTTTTACGAAAATTTCGATCTTCTCGGTTTTAACTAAAGGAGAAAGTCTGCTCTTAATGTAAGCAGCCGCTTCGTCCAGACCTTGTCCGAAAGAATCGAGAACGGAAGGACATGCTAAGTTTCCAACGCTGTTGAAGATTTTCGCAGGGTTAGAAACGACCGCTTTCTTCACTTCGCCGGTATCAACTTTAATCAAAGTAGCATCGAGAGGAATCAGCATGTAACGAACGCCTGTCGGTTTAGAAACAGGATCGTTTCCTGTGTTCACTTCTCTACCGGTCGCCATAGAAGCTGCGAAACCTGCAACTTTCAAACCGGCCGCAACTGCGTCGATTTTGTTTTCGCTACCGCACTCGGTGTAAGGCTTTTGATAACCGATGTAAAGAATCGCTTCCGCTCCGATCAGGTTTCCGATCTTCGCTTTAGACTTAGTGATTCCAGTAAGGGAAAGAGTCGCTTCGTTCAAGATGTCGGCGCGTTTGCTAAGGTCCGTAAGCTTGTAATAGGATTCTTTGTCGAATGCCTCGAATACTTTAGAAGGCATTTGGTCGATGAAGCTGGATCCTTCTCCGAAGATCGCTTCCCAAAGACTTTTTTTAGGAGGCTCAACCGCCAAACCTACGTTACGAATCGTACCGAGGAATTTTTGAAGAGCGCGGCCTTCTTTATCTTTCGGGAATACCGGATATTCTACATCGACTGTATCTGCGCAATTTCCTAAGAACATAAGGAGAACTAGCACAGCAATTAGAGAAGATAATTTTCTCATGGTAAAGTAACACCAATCCTGTTTGATTTTGGGGATAAGGGCTCATTTAAAACTCGAAAAGAATCGTGTCAATATATTTTAGAATTGAAGGTTCAGATTTACATTTCGTTCATTCCCTGCCTCGTTTTTTTTTGATTGTATCGAGACTTCTCGCGAAAGAAATTGAAACGGAATGGATTTTGCTTCGCACAAACAAGCCGTTTGGATTCTAGTTTGGGTCGGATTCACAATGGGTTGTATCGCTTCCAAAAAAGAAGATAACAGTCGGAATCAACAACTTCTGAGCTGGCTTCTCGCTTCGGGTTCCAACCCGGTTTGCGTGGACTATTATTCTCAGGAAAATCTTTGTTTGAAATCCCCCGTTACGATCAGCGAGAAATGCTCGAGTAATGAATTGGATCGGTTCCAAAACGGAATTCAGCCTGCGAGTCTGCAGAAAAGAGAAATTTTAGAGGAACTTCTCCGCTGCTGGAGCAAGTGCAATTCCACGTTCTTTTTGAGTTATTCCTCGGGCTCTCCCTGTTCCTTTGAAACCGAGGCGGATTACGTCACCGCAAAACGTTCCGGTTCCTCAAATAGCGGGAATCTTTGGAGGCAGTGCCAGTCTAATTGTAACACGGGGATTGATTCTTCCTATCCGAAGTTAAAAGGAATTTCGACTACTACGACCTATTGGCCTTACCCATGAAAACCCTCGACGAAGTAACAAAAGCTCTGAAGAGCACCTATATGGAACATGAGGTGGAAGCGAAACTTCCTCTCATCCAAGAAATTCAAAGATTGAAAAAGGAGAAGAATGCGGTTCTTCTCGGTCACAATTATATGACTCCGGACGTCTTTCACGGCGTATCCGATATTACGGGCGATTCTCTTTATTTAAGCAAGGTCGCGGCCGATACCGACGCCGATATCATTCTTTTCAACGGAGTTCACTTCATGGCGGAAACCGCAAAGCTTATGTCTCCGCAAAAGAAGGTTCTCATCGCGGATCTCAAAGCGGGTTGTTCTCTCGCCGAAAGCATCACGAGACAAGACGTCATCGACCTAAAACAAAAATATCCCGGAGTTCCGGTCGTTACCTACGTCAACTGCACCGCAGACGTGAAAGCGGAAACGGATATTTGCTGCACTTCCGCGAATGCGTTGCAAGTCGTGGAATCTTTGGAAAGCGATACAGTGATTTTTTTACCCGATCGTTATCTTGCGGCGAACGTTCAAAATCTTACCAAGAAAAAAATCATCACTCATCCCGGAAGCTGTATGGTTCACGAGATGTATTCCGCGGAAGATATCGAACTTACGAGAAGACAATTTCCCGGCGTTACGGTGATTTCGCATCCCGAATGTAAAACGGAAGTCGTCGATCATTCGGATTATTCCGGTTCCACTTCGCAGATGAGCGAATTTATTAAGAAGTCCGGAGCGAAGAACATCTTCCTGATCACCGAATGTTCGATGGGAGACAATCTTCGTTCCGAGTTTCCGGACAGACATTTCGTTTCCACTTGTCAGGTTTGCCCTCACATGAAACGGATCACGCTCGAAAAAATCAGGGACGCGCTTTTATACGATCAGTACGAGATTCATCTCGACCCGGAAGTGATCGAAAAGGGAAGAATGTCCGTGCAAAGAATGTTGGATCTTTCTTTTAAAAAGTGATCAAGAAAAAATCGTTTATCGGTCGTTAATCGAAATTTGCGTTTGGACCGAATGTGTCGCCTTTCACTCGAACGAAAACCATCGATCTGGATTCGGAAGAATCCGAAAAACGGAAATCATCGGCGTTCATGTTCCTTTTCGTTACAATATTCTTTTTTTATAATATTTTAGCGTCTTTGTCGGCGACTCCGGACAATAGCGAAATCCTTTTCGCGAATTATCCGAACAACGAAAAGGCGATGGAATTGAGACGTTTCAGCAAAGATGTTCAAAGAATAGCGATTCGAATCGACTTAGATAAACTCGTCGGATTTTCATCCGAACAGAAAAAGAAAATCAAAGAATCGATCTTAGAAGCGTTCGAAAAAGAATCTTACTTTCGCTTTATCGAAGTCCGGAATACGGCGCGTTCAAAACAAAAACAACGAAACGCCGGAAGGGATTCAGACAAAAAGCGACGAATCGAAACCGAAAAAATTCTGATGAAAGTTACCTTGGATCGTAAAGAATCGAAAAGCGACGAAAGCGAACTCGCAGAAATCGGCGTTTTCATCGAATTGATCCGCAGGGATGCGGGCGGAAAACGATTCGTTTCGCAGCCGCCATCCTCCGCAAATCCGAAAGAACTTAAGAATTTCATAATAAACTGGAAAAAGGATTTTTTTCCCTCGGAGGATTCGCTTACGATCGGAGAATTTTTCTGTTATGACCCGGACAAATCCATAAACGCATTGCTGGTCCGAGCCTGTTCCGATCTTTTAGATCATACGCGAAATCCGGGAAGGGTAAAATTCTTTTTAGACAAAGCCAAAAAGAAAGTCGGCACCGATCGGAGTTCCGAATCGGTTCAAAATCTTCTCGGCTACCATTTCGTATCGATCGGAGATTTCAAAAGCGCGGAAGAATGTTTCTTGAAAGCGAAATCTTCGGACGAGGATGTAAATCAAAATAATTACGATTCTACGATCCAAAAGGTTCGAGAATTAAGAAATCAATATTTCTATTATGAAACACGTCCTTGAAAAACCCGAAACGAATCGAAACTCAAATCGTATATAATCGGGAATCAAAATGTGTGGATAAATTCAGCTTGTAAATGACAGAGAACTCGGAGTTCTTGAAACGAGAACGGACGGAAATCGCATGTATAGAATCGGAAACGGAATCGACTTTCATAAATTAGAGATCAATCCGGGACGTCCTCTCATGCTCGGCGGGATCGAGTGCGAATCCGAATTTGCGCTCGTGGGTCATTCGGACGCGGACATCATTCTTCATGCGCTTTCGGACGCGATCCTGGGGGCGCTTGCATTAGGCGACATCGGACAATACTTTCCCGATACGGATCAAAAACTCAAGAATATGGACAGCAAGATCATTCTTTTCAAATGTCTGGAATTGATGAAGGAAAGAAATTTCGCGCTCGTCAACGTGGATTGCACCGTGATCGGAGAACGGCCGAAAATCGCTCCTCTCAAGGAAAGAATTACGAAATCCTTAAGTAGCCTTCTGGATCTTTCCGCGGATTGTGTTTCCGTGAAAGCGACCACGACCGAAAAGATGGGTGCCTTGGGAAGACAGGAAGGAATCGGGACGTTCTGCACGATCCTTTTGGGAAAAAAAACCTAATATCCTTCGATCGCAATCCGTTTGCGATCGAACTCATCCGGCCCATTACAACCGAAAATCACCGGAGCACGGTCCGTTACTTCTTCGCCGAATCTTCGAACGCGATCCGGGCGATTTCCGTTTTTGGAATATTCTTCTTTTCTTTTATGGTTTTCGGAACGCGCATATCGATCTTATGAAGGGTGGACTTTTGGATCGTGATTTTTTTACCTTCCAGATTTTCGATCGTCACTTCCTTGTCGTCCTGTCCGATCTGTTTTCCGTCGATGGTTGTTCCGTCGCGTAAATACGCGCGATCGGTAAAACCTCCCTTAGGATCGGGAACCATGGTTTCGACTTCGATGGAAGCATCGTCGAACCCGAGAATTTTCACCTGAATCAAAGGATCTCCCGATCTCAGATGAACGACTGCTTTTCCGGTCACCGCCATTTGATAAAGGGTTTGATCGATCGAAACCTTTTCGGGATTCCAGTTGTTCGCGAATAAATTCTCTTCGCAGAACTCGATCGTTCTGGTTCTACGGACCAACGTGATCGCCCATCCTCCGATCGCGGTTACCGCATAGTCTTTCCAATTGGTGATCTCGGTGACGCGTAACGTTTGTCCGGGCGCGGGAATCGGTTCCGGATTTCGAAACACGGGAACCAAACCGAACAAGAACGCGTAGAGAGGTTGCGCCGCGGCGACCTTGCAACTCGCCGCGTCCTCGGAAGCGAGAACGGTTCTGTGAGTTTTATCGGAACTGATGCGCTGATCGATTTTGCAATCGAATAGAAACACGCAAAACAGGATGAAAAGAAGAACGTGAATTTTATTTTTCATGAAAGAATCGACCTCGGAATTCAATAGAACTTTTTCGTTTCTCCGTAAGCGGAGGAGTTATCATAAGACCGTACGCTTCGATTAAGAAGCGAGATTATACACACATCGAATCGCTTTTCCCTTGCTGCTCTTCGTATGCGTGGTCGTGTTGCTCGCACCGCCGAATTGAATGACTTGCATCGTCGCGGAAGTACAACCTCCTGGAGAAAATGTCCAGTAGTATCCGTTTACGGTCTGAGGAAATAAGGTCGTATTGATCGTCGAACCCGTGTTACCCGGACACTGATCGGAGGTGCCGCAAGAAGACCCTTGCGAAAAAGAGGAGCAGGAAATCAACGTATTCAAATTGTCGAAAGTAGGGGATCGCATCACGAACGGAAGAGAAACGAGTTCGGGAGGCGCTAACGTAGTCTGCATGTCGTAACATGCGTTTTGAAATTCGGACATACCATAAGGATCACAAGAACCGTCATCCGTACCACAAAATGCGACATCGAGATTCGCTCCGTAGTTGTCGGCCTCGCTTCCCTTTCCTTGACAATCGTTAAAACCCGGTCTCCAGACCTGGCCGTAAGAACATTTCGTCCAAATCAGTGACGAAAGAACGACCGTGCCGTTGACTTTATCTCCGGCGGACGCACGCACAACGGTTACGGTATAATTCTGAGAATTTCCGTTTTCATCCGTGAATTTATAAATCACCGGATTCGAAAAATCCAGCGACGTGGTTCCCGAAACCTGTTGAACGCCTCCGACCTCCAATTTGGAATTTTCGGGAATCAAAAAAGTCGCCTTTAAGGAACTTACGTTAGTTGCGTTCGGGACCGCCACGGTAACGGCGGAATTCGGCTGATTCTCCGTAATCCCTCCTGCGCATTTTCCCGAAATACAAAACAACGGAAACGAAGCAGATAAGTCGAAACCGAAAGCTTGAATTCCGTTCGCACGGGGTTGAAACACCGCGGCCAACGCGATCGCTCTCTGCTGATCGCAATTCTTACATTCTTCCTTTGTGGGAAAGAACGTTTCGGAAACCGCCTGAGAAAGAGGATTTAAAAAACAATTCGTAAAGAAGGAACAAGATAGCAAAAGAAAAACTGTACACGCGATTCTTTTCATTTTACAGCGTATCCAAGCATACTATATTTTATCAGAAAGATTAAGCGGCAAGTTTCCGTCCCGGACTCCGCGATTCATAGAGAGCGGTGTCATTGCGTTTTCTTCGGGACAGGTTCTTATAATTTTCCAATAGGTGCAAGTGTATACCGATCGGAAATAACTTTCAGCTAAAAAAGGGGTTCTAACGGACGCTTGACGAAAAAAATTTCCGATTCTTCCGTTAATGCGACAAGAACCGATTATTTAGAATTTTTGAATAAAGCAAAAGAAGGTGGAAATCCCTCGTTTTAGTGATCGCCGATCGGCGTCGGAACGCGGATTCGGTTTCTAATCCGGCACTTCGAAGTTGAAGATTTCGGAAACATCCGGAGGGGCTTTTTTGTAGATCAACGCATCGGAACCGTCTTCGTAATAACGTTTTCGCACGTGGATTCTTTGAAAGCCGCAGGCTTCATACAAACCGATCGCGGGAAGATTGAGGGAACTCACTTCCAGGAAAAAACTCTTTTCCCGTTCGGAATTTAAAAGATATTCCAAAAGTTTTTTCGCGATTCCCTTCTTTCGATGACGAGGATCAACGGCGACACGATAGATTTCGATCTCTTCGCCGGAGAGTTTGTAAAGAATATAACAGAGATCAGTCGCTCCGATCGCGGACGCTTCGTCAAGATGAGAATATAACATTTCCGTTGTCCAAGCGCCGCTTCCAAAACACTCGACTTCCAGGACATTGAGCCAATCCAGATCCGTTTTATTCAGAATTCTCGCTTCCACTTCGGAAAACCGTTCTCGTTTTTAAGTCAAATTCTAGTTGCAGAAGTCCAATATTCAATCAGGATTCAACACTTACCTTTCGGAGGAACCGGAATTTCGAAAAAAAAATTCCCGCCGAAAGAACTGAATCAAGGAGTCTCTATGAAAAAAATAGGTAAAATCGTTTATGCGGTCCCTTTCGCGATTTTCGGATTGTTCCATTTTATCTCCGGTCCGGCGATGTCCGGAATCGTTCCTTCTTACATTCCATTTCCGATCATCTGGGTTTACATCACCGGTTTGGCATTGATTGCCGCTTCCGTTTCCATCATCACCGGAATCAAAACGCATCTCGCGACGATTCTTCTCGCGGTGCTTTTGGGAATTTTCGTGGTATTGGTGCATCTTCCCGGTGCGGCCGCAGGCAATCAAGCGTCCACGGTTTCTCTTTTGAAGGACGTTTCGCTTTTAGGAGCCGCTCTTTTGATCGCAGGCTCGACCAAAGATTGATTTTTTTCTTCATCAAAGCGGAGTTTCGGCTCCGCTTTTCTTCCTTTTTTCCCTAAAATTCAAACCGCAGATTCGATTTCCGAAACCGCATCATTTAAGAAGATGAGAATTTTTCGTTCAACCGATATTCTCATTAGGACTTTGTATTCGTTTCGAGGAAGTTTTATGATTCAGAAAATTCTCCGCATTCTTACCCTACTTTGTTTGTTTGTGTTCGGGTTCGTCTCCTGCGAACGATCCAAAAATTTCGGATTTCAAAACCGAGGCGATCGACCTCCCACGGTCGAAGACTTGGAAGCGTGGAAGGAAAGGCTCGCGATGGAAGAAGCCGAGATCATTGAACTGGAAAAGAAAATTTCCTCGATGGCGCAGAAGACACGATCGGCGGGAGCCTTGAGTTGGAAGATCGCGCAGGGTTATATGAAGATCGGCGACTACGATATGGGCGTGAAATTCTACAACCGCGCGCTCAAAGAAAACAACGAAGGGAAGAAGGTAGAGATCGTCGGAGCCGAACTTCATTTTTTCGAGCCCGCGATTCCGTATTTCGAAAAAGCGCTATTGTTAAAACCGGTCGATCAACAACTTCTTTTCGAAACCGCGCTCGCATACGCGAACGCTTCGAGGGATAGGGGCTGGGAAACGACTCGAAGACAGATCGCGATCGATTTGTTTACGCACCTCGCAATCCAAGATCCGCGGGATTCGCGGTTCCCGTATCAGCTCGCGTTGATCTACTTCGATTCTTCCATGCCGGATTCCTCTTGGGAAGGCGTTTCCGCTGGCTTTCACGACCAGGACAGGGCGCTGCGCATCATCGATGATATTATAAAAAAAGAATATAGAAACGTCCCCGCGCGTTTTGCGAAGGCGAACTTTCTTTACAGACTCGGAAAGGTCGAGGATTCCAAGGAAGAATATCTCAAGGTCAAAAAGACGATCGAAGAACTGAACGACGCGGGTCTTGTTCGGGGCGGCCTCGAAAAGAACGACTCGTATCAGAACGTTCTGCAAAACCTGAAAAAAATCGAAAGCGCGTCCAAGGAAGAATGAACCCGTTCGTCCTTTCGGATTCCGCCGTTGCAAGAGTTTGTCATAAAAATAGAATATTCGAAATTATGAATTCCTGGGAAGAATCGATTCCGTATCTGGAACGGCTTCTTCCCGCAACGGTTTTGGATCGAGCGTTTGCCGCTTCGGAAACGATTCCGCGCGCCTTGGAACGAACCGGTTTTTCCGTCCTTACGATCTTTGATCCGCAATATCCTGCACTTTTAAAGGAAATTTACGATCCTCCTTTGCTTTTGTTTTACAAAGGAAACTTGGACGTTTTGCAGGGAAACTTCGCCGCGGTTGTCGGAACGAGAAATCCTTCTCCGATTTCCGTATATGCTTGCGAGTTGTTTCCCTCTCATTTAAAGCGACAAGGTTTTTCGGGAGTCGTATCCGGACTTGCCAAAGGAATCGACGCCGCGGTCATGCACGCTTCCTTAGACAATACGTTAGACGTCATTGGGGTTATGGGAACCGGACCGGAAACAGAATATCCTTTTGAAAACAAAAAGCTTTATCAAAGAATGAAGTCATCCGATCGATCCTTGCTTCTCACCGAATATCCTCCGGGTCATAAAACGATGAAATATTCGTTTCCAAAACGAAACCGAATCGTGACCGGTCTTTGCGTCGACGTGTTTATCGTGGAAGCTCCGCAGAAATCGGGAGCGATTTCCTCCGCGCACAATGCCCTCGAACAAAACCGGAGGATCTTCGTGTTTTCCGATCCGCTCCAATCTCAGAATCAAGGCGGAGAAATTTTGATCGAAGACGGAGCCGAACGTCTCGATCTGCAAATCATCTCCTTGGGGATGCGCGAAGTCTTTCATATCAACGATCTTTTACCCGATTCTCAATCGAAAATCCCGGGAATGCTTGCAGAACTTTCAAAGAAGCGCTTTTCTGGCGAGTGGAAACCGATCGGTTCCGGTTATTATGCGAGAAAAACTTTTTTCCAACCTCTTCTCCCGGGATTTGAAACCGGTCCCGGCTTGGTCCCTGGGGTTTTATAGAATCATCCTCGGCGCCCTTCTTTTTATATTAGCATTTCGTTATTTTTCAAACGGATGGATCTCCCGGTATTTTTTGGATCCGGCGTTTCATTTTAAATTCTACGGTCTTTCGTGGATCGGGGTTCTTCCGGCATGGATTTTATACCCCCTTTTCGTTTCGCTTCTCTTTTTCGCGGTTTTTATCTCGTTGGGAATCTTTTACCGCGTCTCGGTACTTTGTTTCTTTCTGATTTTCTCCTACGTCAATCTTCTGGAAGTCGCCGTTTACCTGAATCATTATTATCTGATCTGTCTTCTTTTGTTTCTTTTGATCTGGATTCCGGCGGATAAGGCGCTGAACGTATTTCATATTTTTAGAATATTCAAAAGTCGCACGATTCAAGAGATCGATCCGATTCCCGCATGGAATCTTCATATCCTCCGATTTCAAGTCGGAGTCGTTTATTTTTTCGGAGGAATCGGAAAACTCGTCCCCGATTGGTTGTTCGACGCGCAACCCGTCCGGATTTGGCTTTTGCGGAATTCGGATATTCCGATTTTCGGACCTACGCTTTCCATGCCTGCCACCGGATATTTTTTCAGTTACGCCGGATTGATCTTCGACCTGAGCGTTCCGTTTCTTCTGTTGAACAAAAGAACGAGAGCCTTCGGATATTCATTAGTCTTAATATTCCATTTTTTGACTTGGAAGTTGTTTCCGATCGGAATGTTCCCTTGGGTGATGGTTTTAAACGCGACTTTGTTTTTTTCGCCCAAGTGGCCCGTGGATCTGTTCCAATTTCTCAAGTCGAAACGGATGCTTCCCGATCGGGAGAACATTCTGCATTTCTTATGGACTCGTTTTCCGATTCACTTTAGAAAATCGTTTTTCGCTTTCATCGAATCCTTTCTTACGCTTTTAGAATCCAAGTCGAACGCTTCCGAGTCCTTTCTTTTTGCGAAAGCGAAAAC of Leptospira sanjuanensis contains these proteins:
- a CDS encoding LIC_13076 family protein; the protein is MKNKIHVLLFILFCVFLFDCKIDQRISSDKTHRTVLASEDAASCKVAAAQPLYAFLFGLVPVFRNPEPIPAPGQTLRVTEITNWKDYAVTAIGGWAITLVRRTRTIEFCEENLFANNWNPEKVSIDQTLYQMAVTGKAVVHLRSGDPLIQVKILGFDDASIEVETMVPDPKGGFTDRAYLRDGTTIDGKQIGQDDKEVTIENLEGKKITIQKSTLHKIDMRVPKTIKEKKNIPKTEIARIAFEDSAKK
- a CDS encoding cadherin-like beta sandwich domain-containing protein; this translates as MKRIACTVFLLLSCSFFTNCFLNPLSQAVSETFFPTKEECKNCDQQRAIALAAVFQPRANGIQAFGFDLSASFPLFCISGKCAGGITENQPNSAVTVAVPNATNVSSLKATFLIPENSKLEVGGVQQVSGTTSLDFSNPVIYKFTDENGNSQNYTVTVVRASAGDKVNGTVVLSSLIWTKCSYGQVWRPGFNDCQGKGSEADNYGANLDVAFCGTDDGSCDPYGMSEFQNACYDMQTTLAPPELVSLPFVMRSPTFDNLNTLISCSSFSQGSSCGTSDQCPGNTGSTINTTLFPQTVNGYYWTFSPGGCTSATMQVIQFGGASNTTTHTKSSKGKAIRCVYNLAS
- a CDS encoding GNAT family N-acetyltransferase, which gives rise to MEARILNKTDLDWLNVLEVECFGSGAWTTEMLYSHLDEASAIGATDLCYILYKLSGEEIEIYRVAVDPRHRKKGIAKKLLEYLLNSEREKSFFLEVSSLNLPAIGLYEACGFQRIHVRKRYYEDGSDALIYKKAPPDVSEIFNFEVPD
- a CDS encoding DoxX family protein, with the translated sequence MKKIGKIVYAVPFAIFGLFHFISGPAMSGIVPSYIPFPIIWVYITGLALIAASVSIITGIKTHLATILLAVLLGIFVVLVHLPGAAAGNQASTVSLLKDVSLLGAALLIAGSTKD
- the dprA gene encoding DNA-processing protein DprA → MNPFVLSDSAVARVCHKNRIFEIMNSWEESIPYLERLLPATVLDRAFAASETIPRALERTGFSVLTIFDPQYPALLKEIYDPPLLLFYKGNLDVLQGNFAAVVGTRNPSPISVYACELFPSHLKRQGFSGVVSGLAKGIDAAVMHASLDNTLDVIGVMGTGPETEYPFENKKLYQRMKSSDRSLLLTEYPPGHKTMKYSFPKRNRIVTGLCVDVFIVEAPQKSGAISSAHNALEQNRRIFVFSDPLQSQNQGGEILIEDGAERLDLQIISLGMREVFHINDLLPDSQSKIPGMLAELSKKRFSGEWKPIGSGYYARKTFFQPLLPGFETGPGLVPGVL
- a CDS encoding HTTM domain-containing protein, giving the protein MREKLFSNLFSRDLKPVPAWSLGFYRIILGALLFILAFRYFSNGWISRYFLDPAFHFKFYGLSWIGVLPAWILYPLFVSLLFFAVFISLGIFYRVSVLCFFLIFSYVNLLEVAVYLNHYYLICLLLFLLIWIPADKALNVFHIFRIFKSRTIQEIDPIPAWNLHILRFQVGVVYFFGGIGKLVPDWLFDAQPVRIWLLRNSDIPIFGPTLSMPATGYFFSYAGLIFDLSVPFLLLNKRTRAFGYSLVLIFHFLTWKLFPIGMFPWVMVLNATLFFSPKWPVDLFQFLKSKRMLPDRENILHFLWTRFPIHFRKSFFAFIESFLTLLESKSNASESFLFAKAKTIRGKFGILLSDRSLRYFWIFYVFFQCAFPLRHFLYPGNHLWTEQGFRFSWQIMLVQKNGIASFRVVNQQTGETNVILPESHLNEIQRLMMSYQPDLILQFAHWIGKTEKERTGQDVSVYADVMVSLNGRKSQILIDPDRDLMKVSNSLANKEWILSGDEE